From a single Rutidosis leptorrhynchoides isolate AG116_Rl617_1_P2 chromosome 5, CSIRO_AGI_Rlap_v1, whole genome shotgun sequence genomic region:
- the LOC139846510 gene encoding serine protease SPPA, chloroplastic: MLLPSPSVTLLSNSPAVYPTLPNHHNRTTMSRFITTTATFINISAAIITKSRSPLHFYPTLTYTHLPKSNRTISIRALNSSSDTINDDVSSENKIELKSELDTNGGLISSYDDDKYPSGEFEFENRGVWKDLVVKLRMLIAYPWQRVRKGSVLNLKLRGQISDQVKTRFSSGLSLPQICENLIKAAYDPRISGVYLHIETLNCGWGKIEEIRRHILDFRKSGKFIVGYAPAWGEKEYYLGCACEELYAPPSAYFSLYGLTAQAQFLGGVLEKVGVQPQVQRIGKYKSAGDQLTRKNISEENREVLTTLVDNIYGNWVDKISRAKGKKKEDIENFINEGVYQIQKLKEDGWITDIKYDDEVMSMLKTKLGIAGEKKLPVVDYKKYSKVKKWTVGLSGGRDKIAVIRASGSISRVRGPFSSPSSGIIAEQFIEKIRTVKESKRYKAVIIRIDSPGGDALASDLMWREIRLLAESKPVVASMVDVAASGGYYMAMAAQAIVSENLTLTGSIGVVTGKFNLGKLYERIGFNKEIISKGRFAELTAADQRPFRPDEEKLFAESAQNAYQQFRNKAALSRSMSADKMEEFAQGRVWTGNDAASRGLVDAIGGFSRAVAIAKHKANIPQDKKVTLVELSKSSPSLPEILSGIGSSVIGIDATLKQLMDGLTLGDGVQARMDGIMFQRSEGSSFANPIFNLLKDYLSSL, encoded by the exons ATGCTTCTTCCGTCACCTTCCGTCACTCTTCTATCTAATTCTCCCGCCGTTTATCCCACTCTTCCCAACCACCACAATCGGACCACCATGTCTAGGTTTATCACCACCACCGCCACCTTCATCAACATCTCTGCAGCTATCATCACCAAATCCCGTTCACCACTCCATTTCTATCCTACTCTTACTTACACTCATCTACCTAAATCTAACCGGACTATCTCAATTCGAGCTCTCAATTCCTCTTCTGACACCATAAACGACGACGTTTCTTCGGAAAATAAAATCGAATTGAAGTCCGAATTAGATACTAACGGCGGTTTAATAAGCAGTTACGATGATGATAAGTATCCTAGTGGTGAATTTGAGTTCGAAAATAGAGGTGTGTGGAAGGACCTTGTTGTTAAGTTACGGATGCTAATTGCGTATCCATGGCAACGTGTTCGTAAAGGCAGTGTTCTGAATTTAAAATTGCGTGGACAG ATATCGGATCAGGTGAAGACTCGTTTCTCTTCAGGATTATCCTTGCCTCAAATATGTGAAAACTTAATAAAGGCTGCATATGATCCTCGTATATCTGGTGTTTATCTTCACATTGAAACTCTGAACTGTGGATGGGGTAAGATTGAAGAAATTCGAAGGCACATATTGGATTTTAGAAAGTCAG GAAAGTTCATTGTTGGTTATGCACCTGCATGGGGTGAAAAGGAGTATTACCTTGGATGTGCCTGTGAAGAGCTGTATGCCCCTCCAAGTGCTTATTTTTCGTTGTATGGTTTAACTGCTCAAGCACAATTTCTTGGAG GTGTACTTGAGAAAGTAGGCGTGCAACCACAAGTGCAGAGGATTGGTAAATATAAGAGTGCTGGTGATCAGTTAACTCGCAAGAATATATCTGAAGAAAATCGTGAGGTGCTTACTACATTGGTAGATAACATCTATGGGAATTGGGTCGATAAGATTTCTCGAGCCAAAG GAAAGAAAAAGGAAGATATTGAGAATTTTATTAATGAAGGAGTTTACCAAATACAAAAGTTGAAAGAAGATGGATGGATAACCGATATAAAGTATGATGATGAG GTTATGTCTATGTTGAAAACGAAATTGGGCATTGCAGGGGAGAAAAAACTCCCGGTTGTTGATTACAA GAAATACTCAAAAGTTAAGAAGTGGACTGTGGGATTATCTGGTGGCAGGGATAAAATAGCAGTAATTAGGGCCTCCGGTAGCATTAGTCGCGTACGAGGGCCTTTTAGTTCACCTAGTTCAGGCATCATTGCCGAGCAATTTATCGAAAAAATTCGCACTGTTAAAG AGTCCAAGAGATACAAGGCTGTAATCATCCGAATTGATAGCCCCGGGGGTGATGCTCTTGCTTCTGACTT GATGTGGAGGGAAATCAGACTATTGGCTGAATCTAAGcctgtggttgcatcaatggttgaCGTGGCAGCTAGTGGAGGATACTATATGGCCATGGCAGCACAGGCTATAGTCTCAGAGAACCTTACTTTGACTGGTTCAATTGGTGTTGTCACAG GAAAATTCAATTTGGGGAAGCTATATGAAAGGATCGGTTTCAACAAGGAAATTATATCGAAGGGACGTTTTGCTGAACTGACTGCTGCCGACCAACGACCATTCAG ACCTGATGAAGAGAAACTATTTGCAGAATCTGCTCAGAATGCGTATCAACAATTTCGTAACAAGGCAGCACTTTCAAGATCAATGAGT GCCGATAAGATGGAAGAGTTTGCTCAAGGGAGAGTATGGACCGGAAACGATGCTGCATCACGGGGTTTAGTTGATGCAATTGGAGGGTTTTCGCGGGCTGTTGCTATAGCAAAACACAAGGCCAATATACCTCAGGATAAGAAG GTTACATTGGTTGAGTTGTCAAAATCATCACCGTCATTACCAGAAATTCTGAGTGGCATAGGGAGCTCAGTCATTGGAATAGACGCAACATTAAAGCAATTGATGGATGGGTTAACTCTCGGTGATGGGGTGCAAGCTCGTATGGACGGAATCATGTTTCAAAGGTCCGAAGGGTCTTCATTTGCAAACCCTATTTTCAATCTGCTAAAAGACTACTTGAGTTCTTTGTGA